A window of Leptotrichia sp. OH3620_COT-345 contains these coding sequences:
- a CDS encoding queuosine precursor transporter has protein sequence MLEFFKIFRFGMNELLWIGYLIFNFTAIILAYRFWGKIGLFALVPLSIVIANIQVVKMMTLFGVETTMGNIAFGGVFLISDILSENEGKKYAKKVVSIGFISMIFTMIVMQIMLKIKTGSGDIMQEHLSQIFGLLPQIALGSVSGFVASQAFDIWAYQIIKKIRPEYKDIWIRNNASTMISQIIDNIIFTFIAFWGIYSVHQMIVIVFSTYFLKLFIAFADTPFVYIATLWKKQGKIKELGAENE, from the coding sequence ATGCTCGAATTTTTTAAAATATTCCGTTTCGGAATGAATGAACTTTTATGGATTGGATATCTAATATTCAATTTTACTGCTATTATATTGGCTTACAGATTTTGGGGAAAAATAGGATTATTTGCTTTAGTTCCTTTATCTATAGTTATTGCAAATATACAAGTTGTTAAAATGATGACTTTATTCGGCGTAGAAACTACAATGGGAAATATAGCTTTTGGAGGAGTATTTTTAATATCCGACATACTTTCTGAAAATGAAGGTAAAAAATATGCAAAAAAGGTGGTATCAATAGGATTCATCTCGATGATATTTACTATGATAGTAATGCAAATAATGTTAAAAATAAAGACAGGATCAGGTGACATTATGCAGGAACATTTAAGTCAAATTTTTGGATTACTCCCTCAAATTGCTCTAGGAAGTGTTTCGGGATTTGTTGCTTCGCAGGCCTTTGATATATGGGCTTATCAAATAATAAAAAAAATACGTCCGGAATATAAAGATATATGGATTAGAAATAATGCAAGTACAATGATAAGTCAGATTATAGATAATATAATATTCACATTTATTGCATTCTGGGGCATATATTCAGTGCATCAAATGATCGTAATAGTGTTCTCAACATATTTTTTAAAATTATTTATAGCTTTTGCAGATACCCCTTTTGTTTATATAGCCACATTATGGAAAAAACAAGGTAAAATAAAAGAATTAGGAGCTGAAAATGAATAG
- a CDS encoding radical SAM protein, with the protein MNRYSIITEKNPREIVLLKGYKCAYGKCAFCNYILDNTDDEKEMEKVNFEVLKNIKGNFGVLEVINSGSVFELSKATLKKIKNICDDKNIKVIYFEAYFGYLKRLDEIREYFKNQEIRFIIGIETFNNYYRTQVLKKNFMLNDTVLKQLKEQYQTALLMICTHGQTKKQILSDIEQAKKHFKEVVISIFIDNGTEIKRDEKLVKWFLKDIFPVLNKEKNIEILVDNKDFGVYVQ; encoded by the coding sequence ATGAATAGATACAGTATAATAACCGAAAAAAATCCGAGAGAAATTGTGTTATTAAAAGGGTATAAATGTGCTTACGGAAAATGTGCATTCTGTAACTACATACTTGACAATACTGATGATGAAAAAGAAATGGAAAAAGTAAATTTTGAAGTATTAAAAAATATAAAGGGAAATTTCGGAGTTCTGGAAGTTATAAATTCCGGTTCAGTATTTGAATTAAGTAAAGCTACTTTGAAAAAAATAAAAAATATATGTGATGACAAAAATATAAAAGTCATTTATTTTGAAGCATATTTCGGATATTTAAAAAGACTAGATGAAATAAGAGAATATTTTAAAAATCAGGAAATAAGATTTATAATAGGGATCGAAACATTCAATAATTATTACAGAACACAAGTATTGAAAAAAAATTTCATGTTAAACGACACTGTCCTAAAACAATTGAAAGAACAATATCAGACAGCATTATTAATGATTTGTACTCATGGTCAAACAAAAAAACAGATATTATCAGATATAGAGCAGGCAAAAAAGCATTTTAAAGAAGTCGTAATAAGTATATTTATAGACAACGGTACGGAAATCAAAAGAGACGAAAAACTTGTAAAATGGTTTTTAAAAGATATTTTCCCTGTATTAAATAAAGAAAAAAACATTGAAATATTAGTAGATAATAAAGATTTTGGAGTATATGTTCAGTAA